In Microtus ochrogaster isolate Prairie Vole_2 linkage group LG9, MicOch1.0, whole genome shotgun sequence, the following are encoded in one genomic region:
- the Smpd2 gene encoding sphingomyelin phosphodiesterase 2 produces MKPNFSLRLRVFNLNCWDIPYLSKHRADRMKRLADFLNLESFDLALLQEVWSEQDFQYLRRKLSLTYPDAHYFRSGLIGSGLCVFSRHPIQEILQHVYTLNGYPYMVCHGDWFCGKAVGLLVLHLNGMVLNAYVTHLHAEYCRQKDIYLAHRVAQAWELAQFIHHTSKSADVVLLCGDLNMHPKDLGCCLLKEWTGLRDAYVETQDFKGSEAGCTMVPTNCYVSQQDLGPFPLGIRIDYVLYKAVSGCYIYCKTLKTTTGCDPNSSTPLSDHEALMATLYVKHSPPQEDPYPTQGPPESSALTSVLRDVWTELELGVKQAHWWAELAGYVTVCGLFLLLLLCILALGEGAREVAILLWTPSVGLVLVAGTVYIFHMQEVKGLCRVQAELHHVLRRERETQDHGSEPHLAPLLAAGGRQS; encoded by the exons ATGAAGCCCAACTTCTCTCTCCGGCTGAGGGTTTTTAACCTCAACTGCTG GGACATCCCCTACTTGAGCAAGCATAGGGCCGACCGCATGAAGCGCTTGGCCGACTTTCTGAACTTGGAAAGCTTCGACCTGGCTCTATTGCAGGAG GTGTGGAGTGAGCAGGACTTCCAGTACCTAAGGCGAAAGCTATCGCTCACCTACCCAGATGCACACTACTTCAGAAG CGGGCTCATAGGCAGCGGCCTCTGTGTGTTCTCCAGACACCCGATCCAGGAAATTCTCCAGCATGTCTACACTCTCAATGGCTACCCCTACATG GTCTGTCATGGAGACTGGTTCTGCGGGAAGGCTGTGGGGCTGCTGGTGCTCCATCTGAACGGAATGGTGCTCAATGCCTACGTGACCCAC CTCCACGCTGAGTACTGTCGGCAGAAAGACATCTACCTAGCGCACCGGGTGGCCCAAGCTTGGGAACTGGCCCAGTTCATCCA CCACACCTCCAAGAGTGCAGATGTGGTTCTCTTGTGTGGGGACCTCAACATGCACCCCAAAGACCTGGGCTGCTGCCTGCTGAAGGAGTGGACAGGGCTTCGTGATGCCTATGTAGAGACTCAGGACTTTAAG GGCTCTGAAGCCGGCTGTACCATGGTACCCACAAACTGCTATGTCAGCCAGCAGGACCTGGGACCATTTCCACTTGGCATTCGCATTGACTATGTGCTTTACAAG GCAGTCTCTGGGTGTTACATCTACTGTAAGACTCTGAAAACCACTACAGGCTGTGACCCCAACAGTAGCACTCCCCTCTCTGATCATGAGGCCCTCATGGCCACTTTGTATGTGAAGCACAGCCCCCCTCAGGAAGACCCCTATCCTACCCAGG GACCCCCTGAAAGTTCAGCACTGACCAGTGTGCTAAGGGACGTGTGGACAGAGCTGGAGCTAGGTGTTAAACAAGCTCACTGGTGGGCGGAACTTGCTGGCTATGTGACTGTCTGCGGGCTATTCCTCTTGTTGTTGCTGTGTATCCTGGCTCTAGGAGAAGGGGCCAGGGAAGTGGCCATACTGCTCTGGACACCCAGTGTGGGGCTGGTGCTGGTAGCAGGCACAGTCTACATCTTCCACATGCAGGAGGTCAAAGGCTTGTGCCGGGTCCAGGCTGAGCTCCATCATGTtctgagaagggaaagggagaccCAGGACCATGGCTCAGAGCCTCACCTAGCCCCATTGCTGgcagcaggaggcagacagagctga
- the Mical1 gene encoding F-actin-monooxygenase MICAL1: MASTASTNPAHAHFESFVQAQLCQDVLSSFHALCDALGLESGGGLPQYHKIKAELNYWSAKSLWAKLDKRASHSVYQQGQACAKTKCLVVGAGPCGLRAAVELALLGARVVLVEKRTKFSRHNVLHLWPFTIHDLRALGAKKFYGRFCTGTLDHISIRQLQLLLLKVALLLGVEIHWGITFTGLQPPSRKGSGWHAQLQPSPPAQLANYEFDVLISAAGGKFVPEGFTIREMRGKLAIGITVNFVNGRTVEETQVPEISGVARIYNQKFFQSLLKATGIDLENIVYYKDDTHYFVMTAKKQCLLRLGVLLQDLPDTDQLLGSANVVPEALQRFARAAADFATHGKLGNLEFARDARGRPDVAAFDFTSMMRAESAARVQEKHGARLLLGLVGDCLVEPFWPLGTGVARGFLAAFDAAWMVKRWAEGAKPLEVLAERESLYQLLSQTSPENMHRNVAQYGLDPATRYPNLNLRAVTPNQVQDLYDVVDKEHVPRRNDKPDGGKVTTGSAGTEELLHWCQEQTAGFPGVHVTDFSSSWTDGRALCALVHRLQPGLLEPSELQGMGALEATAWALKVAEHGLGITPVLSAQAVVAGSDPLGLIAYLSHFHGVFKNMPHSSGPVNQASSGTSSAILFLGKLQRTLQRTRAKGEAETSSTEGSPVFEPSIPPALPSKPKEAGAEDLCELCGKHLYILERFCVDGRFFHRGCFRCHTCEATLWPGGYGQYPGDGHFYCLQHLPQEDQIEADSSENPENQELPTPDDNSVQPDSSPPVPPVERLSPIPSPNQPTRRLIRLSSSERLRLSSLNIIPDPGTEPPPKPPRSCSALARQALEGSFVGWGVPVQTLQVPQAMEKAEESPFSNEEEEEEEEEEEEEEVPLEPDLEQTLQTFAKNSGAMTKYPTWYRTLMRRAKEEEMKRFCKAQAIQRRLNEIEAALRELETEGMEVEMALRRQSSSPEEEKKLWVEQLLQLIKERNNLVTEEAELMITVQELDLEEKQWQLDQELRGYMNLEETLKTEADRHSEDQVLRKLLDVVNQRDALIRLQEERRLREMASETGTQG, translated from the exons ATGGCTTCAACAGCCTCCACCAACCCAGCGCACGCCCACTTCGAGAGCTTTGTGCAGGCCCAGCTGTGCCAGGATGTGCTGAGCAGCTTTCATGCGCTCTGTGACGCCCTGGGACTAGAGTCTGGTGGGGGATTGCCCCAGTACCACAAGATCAAGGCTGAGCTCAACTACTGGAGTGCCAAGTCCCTATGGGCCAAGTTGGACAAGAGAGCAAGCCATTCGGTGTACCAGCAAGGCCAGGCCTGTGCCAAAACCAAG TGCCTGGTGGTAGGCGCTGGGCCTTGTGGGCTCCGAGCTGCTGTGGAACTGGCATTGCTAGGTGCCCGAGTAGTGCTTGTGGAAAAGCGCACCAAGTTCTCTCGGCACAATGTGCTGCACCTCTGGCCCTTCACCATTCATGACCTTCGGGCGCTTGGGGCCAAGAAGTTCTATGGACGCTTCTGTACTGGCACCCTGGACCACATCA GCATCCGACAGCTTCAGCTACTTCTCCTGAAGGTGGCGTTACTGCTGGGGGTGGAAATTCACTGGGGCATCACTTTCACCGGCCTCCAGCCCCCTTCCAGGAAGG GGAGTGGCTGGCATGCCCAGCTCCAGCCCAGTCCCCCAGCCCAACTGGCCAACTATGAATTTGATGTCCTCATCTCGGCTGCAGGGGGTAAATTCGTCCCTGAAG GCTTCACCATCCGAGAAATGCGTGGCAAACTGGCAATCGGCATCACAGTCAACTTTGTGAACGGGCGCACGGTGGAGGAGACGCAGGTGCCAGAGATCAGTGGTGTAGCCCGGATCTACAACCAAAAATTCTTCCAGAGCCTGCTCAAAGCCACAG GGATTGATCTGGAGAACATCGTGTACTACAAGGATGATACTCACTACTTTGTGATGACAGCCAAGAAGCAGTGCCTGCTGCGGCTGGGGGTGCTGCTCCAG GACTTGCCTGACACTGATCAGCTGCTGGGCAGTGCCAATGTGGTACCCGAGGCTCTGCAGCGCTTTGCCAGGGCAGCTGCTGATTTTGCCACACATGGCAAGCTTGGGAACCTGGAGTTTGCTCGGGATGCACGTGGGCGGCCTGATGTGGCTGCCTTTGACTTCACCAGCATGATGCGCGCAGAGAGTGCCGCGCGTGTGCAAGAAAAGCATGGTGCCCGCCTACTGCTGGGACTGGTGGGGGACTGCCTGGTGGAG cccttctggcctctgggcactgGAGTGGCCCGAGGCTTCTTGGCAGCCTTCGATGCAGCCTGGATGGTGAAGCGGTGGGCAGAGGGTGCCAAGCCCCTAGAGGTGTTGGCTGAACG TGAGAGCTTGTACCAGCTTCTGTCACAAACGTCCCCAGAGAATATGCATCGAAATGTAGCCCAGTATGGGTTGGATCCTGCCACCCGATACCCCAACCTGAACCTCCGGGCTGTAACCCCCAATCAG GTGCAAGACCTGTATGACGTGGTGGACAAGGAGCATGTGCCGAGGAGGAATGACAAGCCAGATGGGGGGAAGGTGACCACAG GGTCAGCGGGCACTGAGGAGCTCCTGCACTGGTGTCAGGAGCAGACAGCTGGGTTTCCTGGGGTCCATGTCACCGACTTTTCTTCCTCGTGGACCGACGGACGAGCTCTGTGTGCCCTGGTGCACCGCCTACAGCCTGGCCTGCT GGAACCCTCAGAGCTTCAGGGCATGGGAGCTCTAGAAGCCACTGCCTGGGCACTGAAGGTGGCAGAACACGGGCTGGGCATCACCCCAGTGCTGTCTGCGCAGGCAGTAGTGGCAGGCAGTGACCCACTGGGCCTCATTGCCTACCTCAGCCACTTCCATGGTGTCTTCAAGAACATGCCCCACAGCTCAG GCCCTGTCAACCAGGCTTCTTCTGGGACCTCCAGTGCTATACTTTTCCTTGGCAAACTCCAGAGGACCCTACAACGGACCCGGGCCAAG GGAGAGGCTGAGACTTCAAGTACTGAGGGGTCCCCTGTCTTTGAGCCCAGTATACCCCCAGCACTGCCATCCAAACCCAAGGAG GCTGGGGCTGAGGATCTTTGTGAACTCTGTGGGAAGCACCTCTACATACTGGAACGCTTCTGTGTGGATGGCCGCTTCTTCCACCGGGGCTGCTTCCGCTGCCATACCTGTGAGGCCACGCTGTGGCCAGGAGGCTATGGGCAATATCCAGGAGATG GACATTTCTACTGTCTTCAGCACCTACCCCAGGAGGACCAAATAGAAGCTGACAGCAGTGAAAATCCAGAGAACCAG GAGCTCCCTACACCAGATGACAACAGCGTGCAGCCAGACTCCTCACCTCCTGTACCTCCTGTTGAGAGGCTCAGCCCTATCCCAAGCCCCAACCAGCCTACCCGACGGCTTATCCGCCTCTCCAGCTCAGAACGCCTGCGGCTGTCCTCCTTGAACATCATCCCTGACCCAGGAACAGAGCCTCCACCCAAGCCCCCACGAAGCTGCTCAGCCTTGGCCCGCCAGGCTCTGGAGGGCAGCTTTGTGGGCTGGGGTGTGCCAGTCCAAACACTGCAAG TTCCTCAAGCcatggagaaggcagaagaaagtcCCTTTTccaatgaggaggaggaagaggaagaagaggaggaagaggaggaagaagtacCTTTGGAGCCAGACTTAGAGCAG ACTCTGCAGACCTTTGCTAAGAACTCCGGCGCTATGACTAAGTACCCGACGTGGTATCGAACCCTCATGCGGCGTGCTAAAGAGGAGGAGATGAAGAGGTTTTGCAAGGCCCAG GCCATCCAGCGAAGACTAAATGAGATTGAGGCTGCTCTGAGGGAGCTGGAGACCGAAGGCATGGAGGTGGAGATGGCTTTGAGAAGGCAGAGCA GCTCtccagaagaggagaagaaactcTGGGTAGAGCAGCTGCTCCAGCTCATCAAGGAGAGAAACAACCTAGTGACGGAAGAGGCTGAACTCATGATCAC ggtCCAGGAGCTGGATCTGGAGGAGAAGCAGTGGCAGCTGGACCAGGAGCTGCGAGGCTACATGAACCTGGAAG aAACCCTGAAGACAGAGGCCGATCGTCACTCTGAGGACCAGGTCCTGAGGAAGCTGTTGGATGTAGTGAACCAGCGGGATGCCCTTATCCGCTTGCAGGAGGAACGAAGGCTCAGAGAGATGGCTTCGGAGACGGGGACCCAGGGCTAG